Proteins encoded together in one Fusobacterium sp. JB019 window:
- a CDS encoding threonine/serine dehydratase — protein sequence MVDLEKIKEAKDRINEYIFKTPLIRMEILDEILNCEVYLKAECMQKTNSFKIRGALNKMLSLPKEKIEKGVIAASSGNHGKGVAFAAKLLNIPATIVLPENAPKIKIEGIQKLGAKTVLCELSERHKIAKQLSVENDYTIIHPYDDYKIIEGQGTIGLEIMEQQKDLDYVVVPIGGGGLIGGISTAVKSINSNVKVIGIEPERLRRYGKSLEEGKRVLLNQEKSLADALLTIQPGEKNYPIVIKNVDKFSFSSDEYLKKGTDILLNQGKILSEFSSASVIGAVLQGNLKFNKKDKVCFVISGGNISMSQIIKEGE from the coding sequence ATGGTTGATTTAGAAAAAATAAAAGAAGCTAAAGACAGGATAAATGAGTATATTTTTAAAACTCCATTAATAAGAATGGAAATTTTAGATGAAATATTAAATTGTGAAGTTTATTTAAAAGCTGAGTGTATGCAAAAAACTAATTCTTTTAAAATAAGAGGAGCATTAAATAAAATGTTATCTTTGCCAAAAGAAAAAATAGAAAAAGGAGTTATTGCAGCCTCTTCAGGAAATCATGGTAAAGGAGTAGCTTTTGCTGCAAAATTATTAAATATACCAGCAACTATAGTGTTACCAGAAAATGCTCCTAAAATAAAAATAGAAGGAATTCAAAAATTAGGAGCTAAAACAGTTCTTTGTGAATTAAGTGAAAGACATAAAATTGCAAAACAATTAAGTGTTGAAAATGATTATACTATAATACATCCTTATGATGACTATAAAATAATAGAAGGACAAGGAACAATAGGATTAGAAATAATGGAGCAACAAAAAGATTTAGATTATGTAGTTGTACCAATTGGTGGAGGAGGTTTAATTGGAGGAATATCAACTGCTGTTAAATCTATTAATTCTAATGTGAAAGTAATAGGGATAGAACCAGAAAGACTTAGAAGATATGGGAAAAGTTTAGAAGAAGGTAAAAGAGTTTTATTAAATCAAGAGAAATCATTAGCAGATGCTCTATTAACTATTCAACCAGGAGAAAAAAATTATCCTATAGTTATTAAAAATGTTGATAAATTTTCCTTTTCATCAGATGAATATTTAAAAAAAGGAACAGATATTTTGTTAAACCAAGGGAAAATACTTTCTGAATTTTCTTCTGCTAGTGTAATTGGAGCTGTATTACAAGGGAATTTAAAATTTAATAAAAAAGATAAAGTTTGTTTTGTTATATCTGGAGGTAATATTTCAATGTCTCAAATAATTAAAGAAGGAGAATAA